In the Cellvibrio sp. KY-GH-1 genome, GGGTGTTGCTGAGCGAGGCACGGAAGGCTTCCGCCGCGCCCTGAAAACGCAACTCTACGGCGGCAGGCAAATCCAGTTCGGCGCTGGCCGTTTCAATCGCCGCTATCGCTTCCCCTAAAGAGGCATCCTCCGCAAGGTTGAAAGAAATCGTGGTCGATGGAAATTGGCTTTGATGATTAATCAGCAAGGGCGTTGGCCGCTGGCTGATTTTTGCGAGGGTGGAGAGCAGTACCGGCTTGCCGCTGTTGGAGTTCACGTAGGTATTTTCCAACGCTTTCAGGCCCTGGGCGTAATCCGGATCTACCTCCAGCACCACGCGGTATTGATTGGCTTGGGTAAACAGGGTGGCGATTTGGCGTTGCGCGTAGGCCGTTTGCAAGCTGCTGGCAATATTGCTCACGTTTACGCCCAAACGTGCCGCCGCATCCCGGTCGATCTCCACATAGGCTTGCAGGCCGCGTGTTTGCAGGTCGGCGGCGACATCGGCGAGCGCCGGCTCCATGCGCAAACGCTCCAATACCTGTGGCAGAGTTTCATCGAGCAACGCGATTTCCGGCGCGGTCAGGGTAAATTGGTACTGGGTGCGGCTGACACGATCCTCAATACTCAATTCCTGCAATGGCTGGAACCAGGCGGTAATGCCGCTGATACCGACAATTCGCTCCTGCAAGCGGCGAATGATGTCGCTGGCGTGGTCATCGCGCTCGCCGTGGGCTTTCAGGTTGATCAGCAAGCGGCCTGAGTTGAGGGTGATGTTGTTGCCATCGACGCCGATAAACGATGAGATGCTCGCCACATCCGGGTCTTGCAGAATCAGCTCGGCGATCTGCTGTTGGCGCTCGGTCATAGCGGCGAAAGAGGTATCTTGTGGCGCTTCGGTAATCGCCTGGATAGCGCCGCTATCCTGAATCGGGAAAAAGCCTTTCGGGACTACCAGATACAAGCCGGCCGTGAGCGCGACCGTACCCAGCATCACCGCCATGGCAGCGGTTTCGCGTTGCAGCACTTTATCCAGCAGTTCGCCGTAGCGGCGGATGACCTTGTCCAGAAAATCCGGTTTTTCGCTGGTGTGCGCCGGCGCATGTTTAAGCATGCGCGCGCACATCATGGGGGTGAGCGTGAGGGAAACTACCAGCGAGATGCCGATAGCGACTGCGAGCGTAATCGCGAATTCCTGAAACAAGCGGCCAACCAGATCGCCCATAAACAGCAGTGGAATTAATACTGCAATTAGCGAAATTGTCAGGGATACCAATGTAAAACCAATTTCCCCGGCACCTTTAAGTGCGGCATTCATCGGCGTTTCGCCCTGTTCGCGGTGGCGGGCGATGTTTTCCAGCATCACGATTGCATCGTCCACCACAAAACCGGTGGCGATGGTGAGTGCCATGAGTGTCAGGTTGTTGATGGAAAAATCGAGGAAGTACATGGCGGCGAAGGTGCCGATCAAGGACAGTGGCACCGCCAGACTGGGAATGATGGTGGCGGGAATCGAACGCAAGAAAACGAGGGTTACCGCAACGACCAGGAAAATCGCAAATATCAGCTCTTTTTGTACATCGCGAATGGAGGCGCGGATGCTGTGCGTGCGGTCGCTTAATACTTCAATTTTTGCGGCCGTTGGCATAGTGACCATTAACTTGGGCAGCAGGGATTCAATGCTATCCGCCACATCAATCACATTGGCACCAGGCTGGCGCTGGATGTTGATCAGCACTGCCGGTTGCTCGTTGGCCCAGGCGGCGAGGAATCGGTCTTCGGCGCCATCTTCCACGGTAGCGACATCCCCTAAGCGCAGCGGCGAGCCCCCGCGATAGCTGACGATTAAATCGCGATACTCCTGCACCGAGCGGATCTGGTCATTGGCATCCAACATGGTGGAGCGGTATTCGCCGTCAAAGCTGCCCTTGGGTTGGTTGGTGTTGGCAGCAACGACGGCGTTGCGCACTTGCTCCAGACTCAGTTGCGTATTGGCAAGGGCGTTGGGGTTTACTTTGATTCGGATCGCAGGGCGCTGGCCGCCCGCCAGGGTCACCATGCCGACACCGGGCAGCTGGGCGATCTTCTGCGCCATGCGCGTGTTCACCAGATCGTACACCTCCGGCAGCGGCAGGCTTTCGGAAGTGACGGCGAGAGTCATAATCGGCGCGTCCGCCGGATTTACTTTGCGATATACCGGCGGAGTTGGAAGATCATTTGGCAGCAAATTGCTGGCCGTATTCAGTGCGGCTTGCACTTCCTGCTCGGCCACGCCAAGGTCCATTTCCAGCAAAAATTGCAGGGTGATAATCGATGCGCCAGTAGAGCTGGTGGAGGAGAGTTGTTTGACGCCAGGGATCTGCCCCAGGCTGCGCTCCAGGGGTGCGGTGACGGTGCGCGCCATGACATCCGGGCTGGCACCCGGGTTAAAGGTGAAAATCTGGATAATCGGATAATCCACCTGTGGCAAAGCAGCCACAGGCAACAGTCGATAACCCAGAATTCCGGCCAGTAAAAACGCCAACATCACCAGCGAGGTGGCAACCGGGCGAAGGATAAAGGGGCGGGAAATGCTCATGGGTTATCTCAATTTTTCGCCGAAGGCTGTTCAATCACCTTTACGTCTTTGCCCGGCCAAAGGCGATCAACGCCCTCCAATACAACCTGATCACCTTCAGCCAACCCGTCGAGTACCGCAATATTTTCGCCTTCCAATGCGCCTAGTTTGATTCGACGCATCTCTGCTTTGTTGTCTTTTATCAAGTAAACATAAGTGCCTTTGCTGCCGTACTGCACGGCATCGGCGGGAATCGTCACCGCGCCGTCCAGCGTCTGCAGGTGTAAGCGCGCGTTAATAAATTGATTGGGGAAGAGGCTGTCATCGGTGTTATCAAACTCCGCCTTCAGGCGCAGAGTGCCGGTGGTGGAATCGATTTGGTTATCCAGCGTGGTCAGTTTGCCAACGGATAAAAGGTTGTGCTCGCTACGATCCCATGCCTCCACCGCCAGTGATTGTTGTGCCGATAGCGCAGCAGAATGAGCCTGACGCACGGCGATCAACTGGTTTTCCGGAATGGTAAATACCACGGAAATAGGCTGGGTTTGGGTAATGGTGACCAGCCCGGTGCTGTCATTGGCGTTGACCAGGTTGCCCACATCGACTTTACGCAGACCGGTACGGCCGGAAATAGGTGCGGTAATACGAGTGTAGGACAGTTGCAGACGCGCGTCCTCCAACTGGGCGCTGTGACTTTTTAATGTCCCGCGAAATTGTTCTACCAGGGCTTTTTGCTTATCGAATTGCTGTTTGGCGATGGAGTTTTTGGTCAATAGTTGCTCGTACAGCGCCAAATCATCTTCTGCATTCTTCAGCTGCGCTTTAGTTTCCTGTAACGCGCCTTCGGCCTGATGGAGTTTTACTAGGTAGGGCGCCGGGTCAATCTCCGCTAACAGGTCACCGGCTTTAACCGACTGACCTTCACTAAATTTCACGCTCAGGATCGGTCCACCAACGCGCGGGCGCACGGTTACCGTGTTTAACGGACTGACGCTCCCAATGGCTTTGATATGTACTTTTAAATCGCTTTTGCTAACGCTAACTACGTGTACCGGTGTTGGGCCCATCCAGGGGTTTGGCGGAGGCGGGCGTTTGGCTTCGGGCGCGCGAATCGCGAAAAACCACACTAAAAACAAAACCACAACGGCGCTCACGGCGAGCAGCCAGCGCTTGCCGCGTGACAAGCGATTTACAGAAGCAGACATGAATACATCCAATCAGTTGGTTAATTCGGGGCAATCGAGGAGGCGCGCTGGTTATAACAAAACAAATTCGGATCTGGCGCATTAATCAGGCAGGCTAGTATGCAAGGAATAAGCCTGCAACGGCATTTACATTTCTGGACGATTGATTACAAGTCTGCGATAGATTCCCAGCGTATCGGCGACCGTAAAACCTGCCCAAGGGCTGAATCCAGACTAATTTCAATTTTGAATAGTAATATTCATTTTCATTTGGAAAAATTATTATCAAGTGTTAACTGGTTCTCAGTAATCCAACTGCGAAAGCACAAAAATGACAGCGCTGTCTTTTCAGGTAAGACAAATAATAAATATAAGAAAAATAGAAATTTAAGCGACAAATACAACTCTCCAACCAAATCATCCGTGTCCCAGTCGTAGTCGGGGCGATTTAATTTTCTGGCGTCGATGTATGCGCCATTCGTAGTAAATGGACCACCTTGCGGTGCGGCTTTCTAGTCTTTGCCGTTTGGCTGTTTGCATTGCAATCGACAGGAGTGGATGTACTAAAAGAGCTCTCTTCAGGGCTCGCTAATAATGAGTGTTCGTCCTTTTCATCCAAGTCTCATCCAAGGAGATAACATAATGACTACTCCGCACAAAAGCATGCGCTTGACCCTGATGGGGTTGGCAGTGCTTGCAGCTAGCTATGGAAGTTCTGCGTCGGCAGCGTGCAGCTACGTAATTACCAACGAGTGGAATACCGGTGCAACCGGTGAAATCCGTATTACCAACTCCACATCGGCAGCGATTAACGGTTGGTCCGTGAATTGGCAGTACGCCTCAGCCAACCGTTTGTCCGGCTCCTGGAATGCCACCGTATCCGGCACTAACCCCTACACAGCCACTAACCTAAGCTGGAACGGCACTTTGCAGCCAGGTGGAACAGCGACCTTTGGCTTTCAAATGAATAAGAATGGCGCGGCGGCAGAGATTCCAACGATTAACGGCGCCGTGTGTAGCGGAACACCGACCTCATCGGCTCCGTCTACCTCGTCATCTGCACCACCGAGATCATCTTCATCGGCTCCGGTGTTGAGTTCATCGAGTTCATCAAGTTTGCAGGCTTGCTTGCAGCAATGTAATTGGTACGGCAGCTTGCAACCGGTTTGCGTGACCACCGCCAGCGGATGGGGTTATGAAAACGGCAAGAGCTGCGTGTCGCGCGCTACTTGCACCAGTCAACCAGCGCCTTACGGACTGACTAACTGCGGCAGCTCATCAAGCGTAATCATTACAACCAGTCGCTCCAGTTCGTCTACGCCAGCAACCAGCTCGAGTTCGATTCGCTCGTCCAGTTCTGCGCCCGCGACCAGTTCAAGTTCCATCCGGTCTTCCAGTTCTGCGCCGGCTACCAGTTCAAGCTCGATTCGCTCGTCCAGTTCAGCGCCCACTACCAGTTCAAGTTCAATTCGCTCGTCCAGCTCGTCGGGCACTAATACCAGCGCAGGCGTGTTCCGCGTAAACGCTCAAGGTAACCTGACCAAAGATGGACAGTTGTTGCCAGCGCGTTGTGGTAACTGGTTTGGTTTGGAGGGGCGCCATGAACCATCGAACGATTCCGCCAACCCAAGTGGTGCGCCCATGGAGTTGTATGTCGGCAATATGTGGTGGGTGAACGACAGTAAAGGCTCTGGCCGCACTATCGACCAAACCATGAAAGAATTGAAAGCGGCGGGTATAACCATGCTGCGTATGCCAATTTCTCCCCAAACGCTGGATGCCAATGATCCCCAAGGCAAAGAGCCAAACTTGAAGAACCATCAATCCGTTCGCCAGACCAATGCGCGTCAGGGGATGGAAGATTTCATCAAGATTGCCGATGCCAATGACATCCAGATTTTTGTCGATATCCACTCTTGCTCTAACTACGTAGGTTGGCGTGCAGGTCGTATCGACGCTCGTCCACCTTATGTGGATAAAGACCGCGTGGGTTACGACTACAAGCGTGAAGAATATTCTTGTGCGACTACCGGTAATCCAAGTTCAGTGACCAAGATTCACGCCTACGACAAAACCAAGTGGTTGGCGACCATCAAAGAAGTTGCTGGTCTGTCGGCCAAGTTGGGCGTGGATAACCTGATCGGTATCGATATTTTCAACGAGCCATGGGATTACACCTGGGCTGAGTGGAAATCTCTCTCCGAAGAAGCTTACGCGGCGATGAACTCGGTAAACCCGAATATGCTGATTATCGTGGAAGGTATTTCTGGCAACGCCAACTCACAAGACGGCACACCGGACACCAAAGTCCCAGTGCCACATGGCAGCGAAGATACCAATCCTAACTGGGGTGAAAACCTGTTTGAAGCCGGGACCGATCCAATCAATATTCCGAAAGATCGCTTGGTATTCTCACCGCACACCTACGGTCCATCTGTGTTTGTACAAAAACACTTTATGGACCCCGCACAAACCGAGTGTGCTGGTCTGGAAGGCGATGAAGCAGCAATGCACAAGTGCCGTGTAGTGATTAACCCAACCGTGTTGGAAGCTGGCTGGGAAGAGCACTTCGGTTACCTGCGCGAACAAGGCTACGGTATTTTGATTGGTGAATTTGGTGGCAATATGGATTGGCCCAACAAAACCAGCCAGGCGGATCGCACCACCTGGAGTCATATCACCACCAACGTAGATCAACAATGGCAAACCGCGGCGGCGGCCTACTTCAAGAAGAAAGGCATCAATGCCTGTTACTGGTCTATGAACCCGGAATCTGCCGATACCTTCGGCTGGTACCTGACTCCATGGGATCCAGTCAGTGCAAACGACAAGTGGGGTCAATGGACCACGCTTGATCCACGCAAGACCACGCTGTTGAACAGTCTGTGGGGCCGTTAATTCAACTCGATTGAATTAATTGCCATAAAACGCCCGGATTCGAATGCTTGAATCCGGGCGTTTTTGTTTCAGCTAAGCTATTTGTGTTGTTACAGGTCGTAAGCTGCAAGGCTTTGCGCAGTGGATCGCATACTGGAACATTGCCCGGTTGAAACAGTGCGGTGCAGGTTATTTAAAAGGATGATGGCACAGATATTGTTTGTTATTTTTTGCCTGGAAAACGGCCTATTAAAAAAGGTTATAGATATGCGGATGTAATCGGTGTTTACTTGAAACTTGGAGCCATAAATTGCAAGGGTCAAATAATTTTCGTCTTGATATTCAAGGTCTCAGAGGAATAGCAGTACTGCTAGTGGTGCTGTATCACTTGGATCTGCCCTGGCTAACCGGCGGCTATATTGGGGTCGATATATTTTTTGTCATTTCCGGGTATTTGATTACTGGCCATTTGGCTGAAGCGTTGGATAACAATCGTTTTAGTTTTAGTGAGTTTTATGCACGTCGTGTGCGCAGGATTATTCCCGCATCAATATTTGTGTTGTTCTGCACCATGTTGGTTTCCTGGTTTTTGTTACCACCTTTGCTCCTGCCAAAGGTAATGAAAGAAACTATTTCCACTGCACTTTATTTGCCCAATATTTTTTACGCTTACCAACAGACTGATTATTTGGCGGAGACTGCGCCCTCGCCCCTGTTGCACTATTGGTCTCTCGGCGTTGAAGAACAGTTTTATTTTATCTGGCCCTTGTTGTTATTTTGTTGCTGGCGTTTATTCGGGAGCCAAAAAAAATACCTGGCCGGTATTCTGATAATACTGCTGGGGCTGTCGTTGATGGCGTGTATTCTTCTGACTCAGTCAAGTCAGCCCTGGGCATTCTTTCTGGTGTTTACCCGCGCGTGGGAATTGGGTTTTGGAGGGCTCCTGGCCTTTTGGTTGATTGAAAAAAAATATACCGCTCATAATCCTCTAGCCCCCTTTTCTTCAATAATCGGTTGGTCAGGGCTAGTACTGGTCGGCAGTTGTGCAATTTTCTATAACAAACATACCCACTTTCCCGGCTTTGCGGCGGCGTTGCCGGTATTGGGTGCAGCCCTGATTTTGCTGGCAGGGGCTATTGGCAAGAACACGGTGTATCTGAACAAAGTCATGGGGATTAAACCGCTGCAATATATGGGGTTAATTTCCTATTCGCTCTATCTGTGGCATTGGCCAGTTATCGTTTTCGCGCAGGAGTTGTGGCCGGAATTTACCGGCATCTACGCCATAGTGAGTTTATTCATTGTCTCAGCGGTATTGGCGGAATTAACGTACCGCTTTATCGAACAACCTTTTCGCAATGTATCTGGAAAATTCTATCTGCCGGCTAAGTCTGCATTGATTAGCTGTGGTGCTGCTTCGATATTTCTTGTGCTTATTGCTGGAGGCTATGGTTGGCAAGTTAAGTCCTGGCAGCTGTTTTCTGATCAGCTTGCGCAGGAGTATGTACCAGATACAAGCCCCGAGTTCACCGGCTATGTGCCCAGAAATCTAGCGCCTGACTTGCGCCAAGTAAGCAAGTCGGTGCCGAAGATCTATAACGATGGTTGCCATGATGACTTGATTGCAGAGGTTGCAGCTGGTTGTGTATTTGGCGATACCAATGCACGCAAAACCTACGTGCTTTATGGAGATTCTCATGCGGCGCAATGGTTTCCAGCCTTGCAGAAATATTCAGAAAAAAATGGAGTTAGATTAGTTACGTTTACGAAAAGCTCATGTCCTGCGACTGATATAGATGTGATATGGCGGGGTGGCGAATATACCAGCTGTGTTAATTGGCGCAAAAAAGTACTGAAAAAAATTAATCAGCTCAATCCTGATGTGGTAATAGTTTCCAGTTATTATGGGGCGAGAGCATCTTTGGATATGGAGGATTCGTCCAAAGAATGGATGCAAGGATTGGTGCGAATGTTTACCAGTTTTCCTGAGAAAACACAGGTGGTTATCATTGGCGATACCCCCAGTTTTACACGCACACCAGCGCTATGTTTATCAAAAAATCTGTCAGATACGGATAAGTGTGCAGAGCCAAGAGGGAATGTTGTGGATTTGCAACTCGCCGATATGGAAGAAAAGGTCGCGCGCGATCACCACCAGCATTACATTGATATGAACCGCTATTTGTGTACAGATTCTACCTGTGGCCTGATCGTTGGCAATGTCCTTATTTATCGAGATCGACACCACATTACGGTTGAATTTAGTGAGAAATTGGCAGACGTTTTGGGGGGCGCTATTGATGGCACGCTAATCTCTTCTCTCGCACTACATAATTGATCTTTCCAAAACGTATGGTGCCTTTTGGGTGGCTTAACCCATTGCAGCTTTTGCTAGTCTGTTTTTGTTAGTGTGAGATATTCCGCTGCGGAAATTTTGCACCAAAAATTGGGCAATTGTGGCGCAACCAGGAGGAAAAAATCCTCCTTCTCAAACTCGGGTAGCGGTTGGGCTGTTAGCAGTGCATGAAAAATTTTTAGTGGGTTACGATCAAAAAATAAAGGAGTTGCGGCGGACATTGGCGCTGACCGGTTGGTTATTTCCATGAAGCTTGGCGTCAGTGTTGTTTTTTTGTTGCTGAACCCTGCACTGAGTAGGCTGGCATTTTTCATTGCGCATTCATAAGCGGCAGTAGTCTTGATAAATAAATCCAGTTTGTCTTGCTCACTTAAGAATTGCTTGAATTGTTCAGCTTCGGCGGCGAAAAACAATGTGCGTACAGGTGCATTGGTAATGTAATCAATAATGAGATGCTCCTGCCGGGTTCGTTTAAGCAACTCCACTGTCAACGGAACGGCAATAGCTAGTCGGCTCAGTCGCCACCAGCTTTGAATGTCGGCGGTTACCGACAGCCCGGCAGCGGATTTCAAACTATTCAACCAATCTCTTTCCACTGTGGTAAGGGGAATTTCATTGGCGATTGGGCGATAGTCGCCGCGGGCCAGTCTGACCATACAATCCTGTAATTCAGCAAGAGGCATACCCCGGCTCCCTGGTGCTAACCTGATTGGTGTGTAGATGGGTGCCGTGGATGGCGCAATATTTTTTCCATGCAGTTTGAGCGAGTGTTAGTTGCGACAGAATTTTTTCTTCGCCCAGCATCGGCAGTGAAAATTCCAGCAGTTCATAAGTAATTGCACAGAGGTTGGGGGTGTGGGGTAGGATTAAGTCCAGTAGGCCCCACACAGCGTCCGGAACCAAATCGCTGTGTACATCCAATTGAAACCCTTCATGGGTTATGCCGCCGGCGATGTGAATTTCCACAACCCGATCCAATTGCAATTGCATTAACGCATAGGCAGGGTCAAAACCAAAATTCAACGCATTGCAATAAAAATTGTAGAGGTCGAGCAATAAACCACAATCGGTGTTCGTCAGCAATTGATTGAGAAATTCAATTTCACTCCAATCATTGCCTGAGAAATCCGGTAGATAGTAGGTCGTGTTTTCAATGAGAAAGGGAACGCCATAACGCTTGCATAGATGTTGAATTCTTGGTTCAAGCAACGCGAGTGCTTCGCGCGTAAATGGAAGGGGTAATAGTAGTCCCGCATGGTCTTCGCCCGCGCTGTCACCCTGCACCAACGTGAATCCCAAGTGCTCGCTGTGCCAGTAAAATTGTTGCTGCTGCGCATATTGATCAAGCATATTTACATAATCCTGATTCCAGCCGCGCGCTGAACCTATGGATAAACCCAGTCCGTGTACTATCACCGGAAATTGCTGCGCCAGGCGTTTGAGGTCGGCAAGTTTACGCGCTTCGAAACGCAGGCTTCGGCGGCCATCTGCTAAAATTTCTTCGCATAACATATCCGGGCTGACTTCAATAAATTGAATCAGCTGTGGGTTGCTGGTGATTAGCGGCGCAAAATCCCAGTGATAATTAATCCCTACACCTAATTTCGGCAGCTGAGATCCGGGTAACATAAATCCTCCTTATCAGTGAAAATTCCGTTACTTTTTTTGGGTAGAAATTCTTACGCCGCCAAAAATGGAAACAGACAAAAAACTTGGACGGTTGAAATAAAAATGCCGATACAAAATTGCATCGGCATTGGTCTGATTTAGCCCATAATGGTTGCTGCTACTGGAATTCGAGCGCTTAACTTAACGACCGGGTTAATACGGAAGCGCAAATCGAAGCCATTAAATCCACATGCCAGGCAGCCGGTAATGCCTCCCAACTGTTTCAGAATGCTGTACATGTCATCCAAGGTGACATCGGCGCTGTTAAGCGCGACATCAATGACTTTGGCTGGTGTTGTGGCTTTAATGACATTGCCATAGGCGTCGTAACAGGTTTGCGCATTTGCCCCTTCAGCGGCAACCAGGGTTGCTACTGCACCGGCAGCGAGCATGGAATTGCGCAGGAAATCGCGACGATCTTTGGTGTTACTATTTTCGGTGTTGTCTGTTGCTGCGGAAGTTGAGATTTTTTCGTCTGACATGATCCTTCTCCTTAACGATTGATGGGGTGAAAGAACACTTACCGGAGGCTCCTTGGGTGTTCTTGTTATCCATCATCTGCCTGTGGGGAAATTTAGCCAGCGAAAAATGAATCTGGATTTTTGTGAAATATTCACTCCGCGAAGGGATCATTAACCCCCGTTTGTATCCTGTACTGTTGGCCCCTGCGAGCGATAAAAAAGGTGAGGCTATTATCAGTCTGGCCGAATTAAATCCACAGCCGTACATCTACATGTTTATGCGCTGGCAACTAATGGCTATTCGCGTTTAACGCATCTGGATGTATCGGGCTTGGCAGCTTTTTCTTGAGCCTGCGTAAGTTGTAAACGTTTTGTGTGTGGTTCTCCGTTGTTTGGAGCCTTGTACCGGATGCTAATCGGCATCCGGTTTTTTTGTTTTTGGGCAGCGATGAATGTGTGTGGTGCAACGTACGGATTTATATCCCCAAAAGGTGTATCTTCTGAAGGTGGTTAATATAAATCGTCGGCAATTAGGTTGGCGGTTAATCGCATAGGAGAATAGTATGAAAAAATTGAACCTAAACTCTCAGCTGTTTAGTGTATTAACAGCTGTTCCATTAGATACAGATTCAGAGGAACAATTGCCTCTGAATGTTGCAATTCGTAGAGATTACCAGCCATTGAAATATCGCAAGCCGATTGAGAATTTGCAGCAATCTGCGACAGATGAAGGACTCAAACGTGAGCGTCAGCAACAACATAAATCGTGGTTAGACAAGTTGCGTGAGCAACCTCATTGAGTAATTACAGCCAAGTGAGGTTTGATAAAGCAGGGAGCTGCCCTGATTGGCGAACCTGCTTCGGTGTAGTGAGCATATTTATGGAATTCAACGATCCTTGGCCACCAGAACTTATTGACAGGTTCAACACTAATCGCTTGATTGTGCTCAAGCGTCAGGCTTCAGCGCTGGGGCTGGAAAAAAAGTTGCGACAGGATGAGATATCCCGTCGCAATGACAATGACATATTTATCGATGTAAGACAGGCCCTGATTGATTTGGAGCCCGTGCGTGCAGATGTGTTGAAATTTTCAATAAATGATGGGTGGATTACATTACAAGGTGAGGTCGATTGGGAATATCAACGCCGCGCCATTATTTCCAGGGTTTTATTTATTGTTGGTGTGGCGGGAATTGTTAATGACATTCATATAAAAAATCCACCTATGCTGTTCGCAGGTATAAATAATTGAGCAGGACTTTCCGCTCGGTTTAAACTCTGGTGCGCCACAAAAGGTGTGCACGCCACAGGATAAAACCGGCAGCCATTATCAGCAAAAAAATCACTAGTCCTCCAGGGCCAAAAGCCGATGACATGGATATAGCTCCCAATACTATAAAAACAAAGCCCAGTATTCCCTTCATCTCTCTTTATCCTCTTTTAGTTAAAAATCTTCGGTTAGTAAAAAATCTATTGAAGCTATTTGGTCGAATCAGGCGTAGTCTGTGTGCAAACCTACCTTAACCTGTTTGCACCTGGCGTAGTATCGGCGAGGCAAATTGCTACACCTATGTTGTCGGAGTAAACCCAATGCCTGCGCCAATCAATCCCCGCCAGAATCGATTAATCTCGGCCTTGCCGCTCAAAGTACAGGACCAACTGTTACCTGACCTTGAATTGGTACCTTTGCCCTTGGGCATGGTGCTCTATGAGTCGGGCGAGGTGATGCGCTACGTCTATTTTCCAGCGGATTGTATTGTTTCACTGCTTAATGTCCTGGAATCAGGAGCATCAGCAGAAATATCTATTGTCGGCAACGACGGCATTGTCGGCGTGGCCCTCTTCATGGGTGGGGAAAGCACACCTAGTCGCGCCATTGTCCAGAGTGGCGGTTATGCCTATCGACTCGCTGCACAAAAATTCAAGGATGCATTTAATCAGCACGTGGAAATGCTCACGTTGTTGTTGCGCTATACCCAGGCCTTGATAACACAAATGGCACAAACGGCAGTGTGTAATCGCCATCATTCAATTGATCAGCAGTTGTGTCGTTGGCTGCTCTTATCCCTGGATCGCTTACCTGCCAATCGCATTACTATGACACAAGAACTTATTGCCAATATGTTGGGGGTTCGTCGTGAAGGTGTTACTGAGGCTGCAGGTAAATTACAGCGCCTGGGTGTTATACAGTATTCTCGCGGGAATATCACTGTTGTTGATCGCCGGCACCTGGAAGAGCTTTGCTGTGAATGTTATGCCGTAGTCAAAAAAGAAACTGATCGCTTAATGCCTTACCTGATCCCAGGGCCCCTTTCCTAGTGCTCAGTGGTTACAACCCGCATCATTAAAATACTTCCTTGCACGCAGTGAAACATATATCTCGTGCCATTGCGCAACTTCCATGATTCAACTCTACCAATGCTCCGCGCTGCGACAATGAGCGTCTGCGACTGTCATCCCAACAGTACTACCACAGTGAATTTGAGCGAGCAGTTAGCTTGACAAGTTTATGGAGTTGGCTATTGATTGTCGGTGCGTAAGCACACATACATGCAGTGGGTCGTCA is a window encoding:
- a CDS encoding multidrug efflux RND transporter permease subunit, with product MSISRPFILRPVATSLVMLAFLLAGILGYRLLPVAALPQVDYPIIQIFTFNPGASPDVMARTVTAPLERSLGQIPGVKQLSSTSSTGASIITLQFLLEMDLGVAEQEVQAALNTASNLLPNDLPTPPVYRKVNPADAPIMTLAVTSESLPLPEVYDLVNTRMAQKIAQLPGVGMVTLAGGQRPAIRIKVNPNALANTQLSLEQVRNAVVAANTNQPKGSFDGEYRSTMLDANDQIRSVQEYRDLIVSYRGGSPLRLGDVATVEDGAEDRFLAAWANEQPAVLINIQRQPGANVIDVADSIESLLPKLMVTMPTAAKIEVLSDRTHSIRASIRDVQKELIFAIFLVVAVTLVFLRSIPATIIPSLAVPLSLIGTFAAMYFLDFSINNLTLMALTIATGFVVDDAIVMLENIARHREQGETPMNAALKGAGEIGFTLVSLTISLIAVLIPLLFMGDLVGRLFQEFAITLAVAIGISLVVSLTLTPMMCARMLKHAPAHTSEKPDFLDKVIRRYGELLDKVLQRETAAMAVMLGTVALTAGLYLVVPKGFFPIQDSGAIQAITEAPQDTSFAAMTERQQQIAELILQDPDVASISSFIGVDGNNITLNSGRLLINLKAHGERDDHASDIIRRLQERIVGISGITAWFQPLQELSIEDRVSRTQYQFTLTAPEIALLDETLPQVLERLRMEPALADVAADLQTRGLQAYVEIDRDAAARLGVNVSNIASSLQTAYAQRQIATLFTQANQYRVVLEVDPDYAQGLKALENTYVNSNSGKPVLLSTLAKISQRPTPLLINHQSQFPSTTISFNLAEDASLGEAIAAIETASAELDLPAAVELRFQGAAEAFRASLSNTLWLVLAAVVTMYIVLGVLYESFIHPVTILSTLPSATVGALLALLLTGQPLDLIAVIGVVLLIGLVKKNGIMMVDFALDAQRTLGMGPREAIHRAALMRFRPILMTTLAALFGAIPLMLASGSGAELRQPLGLVMVGGLLVSQILTLFTTPVVYLFFDRWVNKPASAPDEANA
- a CDS encoding MdtA/MuxA family multidrug efflux RND transporter periplasmic adaptor subunit; the encoded protein is MSASVNRLSRGKRWLLAVSAVVVLFLVWFFAIRAPEAKRPPPPNPWMGPTPVHVVSVSKSDLKVHIKAIGSVSPLNTVTVRPRVGGPILSVKFSEGQSVKAGDLLAEIDPAPYLVKLHQAEGALQETKAQLKNAEDDLALYEQLLTKNSIAKQQFDKQKALVEQFRGTLKSHSAQLEDARLQLSYTRITAPISGRTGLRKVDVGNLVNANDSTGLVTITQTQPISVVFTIPENQLIAVRQAHSAALSAQQSLAVEAWDRSEHNLLSVGKLTTLDNQIDSTTGTLRLKAEFDNTDDSLFPNQFINARLHLQTLDGAVTIPADAVQYGSKGTYVYLIKDNKAEMRRIKLGALEGENIAVLDGLAEGDQVVLEGVDRLWPGKDVKVIEQPSAKN
- a CDS encoding cellulase family glycosylhydrolase, which encodes MTTPHKSMRLTLMGLAVLAASYGSSASAACSYVITNEWNTGATGEIRITNSTSAAINGWSVNWQYASANRLSGSWNATVSGTNPYTATNLSWNGTLQPGGTATFGFQMNKNGAAAEIPTINGAVCSGTPTSSAPSTSSSAPPRSSSSAPVLSSSSSSSLQACLQQCNWYGSLQPVCVTTASGWGYENGKSCVSRATCTSQPAPYGLTNCGSSSSVIITTSRSSSSTPATSSSSIRSSSSAPATSSSSIRSSSSAPATSSSSIRSSSSAPTTSSSSIRSSSSSGTNTSAGVFRVNAQGNLTKDGQLLPARCGNWFGLEGRHEPSNDSANPSGAPMELYVGNMWWVNDSKGSGRTIDQTMKELKAAGITMLRMPISPQTLDANDPQGKEPNLKNHQSVRQTNARQGMEDFIKIADANDIQIFVDIHSCSNYVGWRAGRIDARPPYVDKDRVGYDYKREEYSCATTGNPSSVTKIHAYDKTKWLATIKEVAGLSAKLGVDNLIGIDIFNEPWDYTWAEWKSLSEEAYAAMNSVNPNMLIIVEGISGNANSQDGTPDTKVPVPHGSEDTNPNWGENLFEAGTDPINIPKDRLVFSPHTYGPSVFVQKHFMDPAQTECAGLEGDEAAMHKCRVVINPTVLEAGWEEHFGYLREQGYGILIGEFGGNMDWPNKTSQADRTTWSHITTNVDQQWQTAAAAYFKKKGINACYWSMNPESADTFGWYLTPWDPVSANDKWGQWTTLDPRKTTLLNSLWGR